CCGCCGACCGCCGACCTTCATGGAGACATACTATATGAAGAATACCGAAGTTTAAATGGTGTACTAAAcccaagctttttaaaaaaaacaaacaaactatcttTAGCATTTATAAGATAAGTTAGGATTTTCTATACCAAAGAAGGAAGAAGTCCTGGTTACGAAATATAAGgcagtggactggcataaagacagtcggACAATTTTTTCGCCTAGTCATATGGACATGGAGAAGTTTAGAAACCCGATCGGGACGTTTATAGAGACACAGTTTAAAAAGAATACCAACGTTTTAATGGTTTACCAAAcccaagctttttaaaaaaaaaacaaacaaactatcttTAGCATTTATAAGATAAGTTAGGATTTTCTATACCAAAGAaggaagaagtcctggctacgatAAGGCAGTGGAGTTCGCCTAGCCATGGAAATTGAGAAGTTTAGAAAGccttcaaagtcaaagtcaaaatttatttattttaaataggcttagtttacaagctctttcgaaatcgtcgtcgtcatcaacccatattcggctcactgctgagctcgagtctcctctcagaatgagaggggttaggccaatagtccaccacgctggcccaatgcggattggcagacttcacacacgcagagaatcaagataattctctggtatgcaggtttcctcacgatgttttccttcaccgattgagacacgtgatatttaatttcttaaaatgcacacaactgaaaagtagaaggtgcatgccccggaccggattcgaacccacaccctccggaatcagaggcagaggtcatatccactgggctatcacggctcatggctctttcgaaatgtcaggtaataatattaaacttaaggtaatggtgataataattattcgaaaacttaaaattaaagttacgagggtaccaaacgcgccttggtccgagaagagcccacaacaaactcagccaggtttagccttttttagtttatcaccatttaacaataggtatataagtagcctgtcatgtaatacatttcatttccaagcaattttgtcatttacgtaatcattgacactataatatgacttttctataagcttacgtttaataaacactttgaacttattgagagacatgccagtgatttcatgtggcagtttattataaaaacgtatgcaattgcccttaaaagaattagtaattttttgtaacctagtatgatgtgcaataattttatttttatttctgacataaTAGAAAGACAATACCAATAATAGAAAGACACTTTAAAAAGAATACCAAAGTTTACCAAACCCAATCTTACCATTTCTTGTGAAATCAAAAAGTTCCGTTCATATAAAATTACACCTCAAACCAAGACTAAGTGTGTTTGGACAAAAAAGTGGCCGCTCTATATTTTGTTGGCATCAAGGCCATGTGACTGTATAcagttatttgtgaatgtacGTGTAGTTCTTAGTAGACAAAGTCGAGggccgcattctgtttacaatTTTGAACTCGGAAAAGCGTGCAGATTACGAatctgcatgttgccaggaggtttgttggtccattaTTTTGgtatcgtgttttttttttaacctcattggcccagccggggatcgaacccaggacctccgtcttgtaaatccaacgataccccacactatgatataaacaaataaaaaatatttttcaagattttattctacgacttttttcacatttttaatacacatactcatgctaatttactctctgcgctaagccgcggacagacggacagacagacggacatggcgaaattataagggttcctcgtggactacggaaccctaaaaattacaatgtgaaacaataataaaaaaaaattataatctcaAATTATAATGTCAAatgataaacataattaataaaaattatatctaatactaaaatgtgtcaataaatttctttttatttatttttaataataaaaaaatcttagttgAACAGTATCCATAATTAATGAGTCACTTTCTAAGAACAGTTTTAAATCTTTTATAGGGCAAAAATTTCATGTTTTCAGGCaaccaattaaatatttttggagtttacacCTTAGGAATCgggttttttatatatatagcccccggtatgaaaaaaataattatggacAGTAAAATTCGACGTCGTATGACAGCATTACGTCATACGTTCAGAGctaacacacactttttttttattttttttcgcaGTCCGgcttattattgttatttatttctcGGTCGCCGTCGGTATTCAAGTGGTCGACGCTGTTTTTAATCTTTTTCTTTCGAGTTTTCGATTCTTTCGCGATGTGTTTCTTCAGTTCTTTTCTGCAGGAGGCGAGATTTTCACGAATCTCGTTCAATTTAGTTGTGGGGCTCTCATCCCAGTAGCTATATATATctaactagtggacccggtcaagcttcgctttgacttatgtgtacttcttctctatccctactatacactactctacccctaccataccctaccccttgactcttaaacgtttgtatgggaaatagaaaagggttgtttttatggttttcccggcaattattctaatttttctcaccttttaaaccttccctatacctccacgaacatttgaagaccaagataagataaatccgttcagccgttctcgagttttagcgagactaacgaacagcaattcatttttatatatatagataagcGCAGATAGTGTTGCTCCTCGACATCGTACTTTTCCAGCTTCTTGTAGAGCTGAGCTAACTTCCAGTGACATTCGGCGACGTCGGGATGTTCGCGGCCTTGCACTATTTCTAGGATGTTCAGAGCAAACGTGAGCAGTTGCGCGGCCTCGGTACCTTGTTTAGTCTTCAGGCGGGCGAGACTCTCTAGCATGGCGTTTATGTGGAGTTCACGTAGAAATTTCTCTTGAATTGATAGTACATCGTTGAGAATTTTTTCAgactttttgtatttgttttgtttactgtAGATTGACGCCATTATTGTCGACACGGTAACGACATCTGGATGTTTGTGATCTTCATCAGTTTTCAGTTCTTGGAGTTGTTTTTGGCAACATGTTATGGCGTCCTCATAATTGCGCTCGGATACCTGCTTGTTAACTTTGTCGTAAAGTGAACGCAGGTTGTCTGGGATATCGTAaccaatattaatatttgatgATCCTGTTGAATTCATGGTCGTCATCAGGAATTGAATCAATAGGAGCGATAGTAGAATTTGTTGTTAGCTTGGCTCCCGCGGGTGGTATCTGATACTGTAATGTTGTCCGTTTGATGTCTAATGTATCTATTTATAGAGGCAACATAATCTATTGTACAGTTTATCTATAAGCACGTATTATTGAGATATGGTTCAATAATTGTTACAAGATTGCCTCTTTATCGGTGAGTAGACAGTTCCCTCTTTACTTGTTGATatgattgttttgttttctatGAATTGTGAAATTATTAGGTACAAGCGGGCGCGCGTGACTTCGTCTTTCAGCGCGCGCGATTTCAgcttttaacaaatcccgcggataCCATGGatgttatacatacaaagcttcctcttcaatcactctatctattgacAAAAACCGCATCGAAATTTCATCATTTCATCTTACTCGTAAGTGAGCCTTTAAACTTTAGAGTAACGTCATTTGATTTCAAATAGAAGCAGGCTTTACTTTGCGGGAGTTCATTATGAacaatgtataatttataatttttttttgtttttttttgttgttaagcGAAAATCTGACGAATCCGAGAGGCACCGACAATAAGACTTAGCCAGATGCTTActgcaattatttattattatttatgttataatgTTCAGATACATTTGATGGCTTCCGAGGcacattggtatgcgcggtggatttacaaaacggaggtcctggtttcgatccccggctgggcagattgagattttaaattaaattggtccaggtctggctgttgggaggctggttaccaccctaccggcaaagacgtaccgccaagcgatttagcgttccggtacgatgtcgtctagaaaccgaaaggagtgtggattttcatcctcctcctaacaggttagcccgcttctatcttagactgtatcagcactcagatgagattgtaatcatgggctaacttgtaaagaatataaaaaaagacatATAGTTGCTCGAccatattaattataaacatggattaggatTAGGATTTTTCATAGTAAAAATGGACCTAATCACTACTCTTTAAAGTTTACATTACTTTgtagaaaattgaggtttaaatctcaagccatgtttataatatgactaatTGACTATGTATATTTATGATGTTTAcgttaataggctagttgacactttttttaaatggtcttaaattgttcactGTCGTTTaactagattaaaaaatatatcatatttttttttattacatgaaaattttaattattaaatattttttagacaatacgagccaaaacgcatGTCGGCTATATTTCAACTCTTTCATGACATCACGTTAACAAAACCCTTACAatcggagtgtttgacaaaatattagttaacaatataGTTTGACGGTTGTACTAAACAaccgtttttgacgtttggataATTTGAAACAATAcatgattaaaataattaggttTTGTAATCCTTAATCTTTTGCCACTCGTCGGAGACGAGTCAAAGCAAACGATAGGGAAATGTGGAAAaatctggaggaggcctttaccctacAGAGGGGTTctcatttaaaaagttaaggaaatatatatatataatatatagagaaaaagaaagaaaaataaatagatacaagtaacataaaaaatattaataaaaagataaaatgcaaaaaaatgtactaagtataaaagtgttacctactttgttctgtttaaaaattattagaataattattgtacctTATACCTTATGTAAAtgggaaataataaaaggcttttttatttatttatttatttaatccttAATCTTTTAATTGAAATCCttaatcttttaatttatttaagtaattaatatcgatatatttcggacgcttattccatgtactacacgaaatcaatgttgtttatattaaatttgataggaGTCAACCCTACCTTCCCAACCAGATATTCTGGAATCTTATTCTTTGAGTCCTTTCACACCTAGTGGTGGATAGGGCggaaactaatttaaaaaaaataagatatccTGGAATAGGATTGTTTTTTGACTTTGCAATttcacgttgtagagtcaacacctgaggatgctccggtttccggattattttgtcggacctgggtgacgttgtcgcatgggttcgtcggtttttcgcggataatagcaaaataaataaatctaatatataaaattctcgtgtcgcggtgttcgaacttgaactcctccgaaacggctcgaccgattttgatgaaattttttgtgcatattcagtaggtctgagaatcggccaacatctatttttcaaacccctaaatcctaggatagggtagtggtagggtaggggtatggtatagggatagggtaggggtaaggtagcggtagggtaggggtagggtaggggtagggtagggtaggggtagggtagtggtagggtagttgtagggtagggtagggtaggggtagagtagaggtagggtaggggtagggtaggggtaggagtatggtagtgtaaggtagggatagggaagaagtgcaaataaataaattaataagtcaaagcgaagcttgagcgagtccgctagttattatatatatcGGCGCAAAACAACATGCAACGAACTACGTCATCGCCGATAGATTCTGAACGGCGAAAACACGTGACTCACTTTAAACTCCCCACCACAATctcaataaaaactaaaaaggcATGCACTGCAGCGGCAGGGGCATTCGTAGTCGAGctcatgccatgggaacttagaagaacgtaaaatctttatgaaacagcgccatctacatcctagatttaagattctaGAATAGTAAATTACATAaggtgtgtatgtattataatgtttttgagaGAATTAAACCGTGTATGTACggaaaaaaccgaaaaaaaaaaattatttatcctCTTAATtattttgacgcgtaataggaagaatgtgtttgtatttataaagcaaagggattattaaagaaagacagttagtgtacattaatttcaaggATGTTCTACATAGTCAATTGGCCTAGTGGTGTATATCAATGGTACGATCTAATAATCCTGAGATCGAGCCCGGGGGTaacaatggaaaactttttgtgtttttttttgtttttctcaattggtttattcaactattacaaaatcaaaaatctctctcctttacaaaaaatatgtatgattatttttataactgaatggatactatactaaaaataccgtagctagttactagatggcgctatcacaggcgttTCGAAAAAGTTAGAgttgcctatctatttccaataatacactgtaatctttggtcgAGCTGTCGTATAGCATGGAATTCTCTGTGACGTCGTTACGATGCTAGATAATTAAACGAAGTTTACCAAGCACTAGTGAAGTTTTCTTTGCAAGAATCTAATACTAGTATGAGCAATGGTCAAGATGCAGACAATTGTGACGTCACCAATGCTGACGTCACTCTTTTTAAAAACACCTCGGAAACTCTTTCTCCGTTATATATACATTGGAAATTGGAAATAATCAAACCGATATGAATTAGTATATTAGCGAATATAGAAACTGTTTGAATTCAAAATCCCTTGTTAATTTAGTTCATTGCTGCgtttaacaatgttttatatTCATTGCAGATTTACCAACACCTACGCTGGTACACCAACCCATCGGAGCAGCGATGGATAGTGCGCATTCTATTCATTGTGCCCATATACGGATGCTACAGTTGGATCTCGCTGCTTTTCTTCAATAGCGATTCTTATTACGTTTATTTCTTTACCGTGAGGGATTGTTATGAAGGTAATCaaattataaatagataatatattatttgtatttttgtatgtaaagaataaactgGAACAGTGCTAAACTgaattgagaaaaaaatataccattAAAAGCTCCATTATTAGGAGTGACATTATcgccgtattcccacgggaaatacgcgggtgaaaccgtggcgCTCTGCTAGTCTACTATCTTCTTCACTTAGGTCAGtctttatagactacaagcccttgaacaaaatttacctgtgaaatgatccaacgtgaataacgcttagaaggctgttactatagaCTAACTAGTTACTACTAAAGACACAGAAAGGTTtgctgtaaggccgaccaatcaggggcaagttcggacagttaaagttttaagattgcaatttaccggtttcacttccgataggaTTATAAACcgataacacgttaaattgtaatcagtattttcagttcacagtatgacggtagattataatatcacgagtgagattataaactaacgtattttttatttaaatattctcaAACTTTAATAGCAAAATAGCACatttcacgggaacggggactaacgcgggcgaaaccgtgggacgtctgctagtactatacaaatagaaataagcaatataatgtaatttttcagCGTTCGTGATCTACAGTTTCCTGTCCCTGTGTTACGAGTACTTGGGCGGCGAGGGCAACATAATGTCTGAACTGCGCGGGCGGCCGGTGCGCGCGTCCTGCGTCAACGGCACTTGCTGTCTCTCGGGCGCCACCTACACCATCGGCTTCCTGAGGTTCTGCAAGCAGGCCACGCTGCAGTTCTGTCTCATCAAGCCCGTGTGCGCGTTCATCATTATATTCCTGCAGGTTGGTTCGCCATCATACAAATGTCAATAACCGTCCTGCGTCAACGGCACTTGCTGTCTCTCGGGCGCCACCTACACCATCAGCTTTCCTTagcaaatatactttttttttttcaaagttcaATATAATGTTCCAGGCGGCGGGGCACTACCACGACGGTGACTGGAGCCCCAACGGCGGCTACCTGTACATCACCATAGTGTACAACTTCTCCGTCAGCTTGGCGCTCTACGGCCTGTTCCTGTTCCTTGGCGCCACGCGCGAGATGCTCAAGCCCTTTGACCCCGTGCTCAAGTTCTTCACCGTTAAGTCGGTCATCTTCTTGTCCTTCTGGCAGGGTGAGTtgtgtttcatcattatcagtctgttttaacggcccactacatgGTTAGGCCCCCCttgcaatgtatgtatgtatgtactcgtatcgTACTCGTGACTTTATGAAACTGTTAAAATATC
The DNA window shown above is from Bicyclus anynana chromosome 15, ilBicAnyn1.1, whole genome shotgun sequence and carries:
- the LOC112051880 gene encoding transmembrane protein 184B isoform X1; translated protein: MSLPETINLTAQPMSVSGESHQLFLATKPAQVIAGIFVWTALFITCQQIYQHLRWYTNPSEQRWIVRILFIVPIYGCYSWISLLFFNSDSYYVYFFTVRDCYEAFVIYSFLSLCYEYLGGEGNIMSELRGRPVRASCVNGTCCLSGATYTIGFLRFCKQATLQFCLIKPVCAFIIIFLQAAGHYHDGDWSPNGGYLYITIVYNFSVSLALYGLFLFLGATREMLKPFDPVLKFFTVKSVIFLSFWQGVGLAILEKAEVISPIIDADGTPTTAGTVSAGYQNFLICIEMLAAAVALRYAFPASVYAHAHRDPHRSVTMQSISSSLKVTPPGSR